In the genome of Cronobacter malonaticus LMG 23826, one region contains:
- the hemN gene encoding oxygen-independent coproporphyrinogen III oxidase, with protein MSEQVIDWDLALIQKYNYSGPRYTSYPTALEFSETFGEPDFARAVARYPDRPLSLYVHIPFCHKLCYFCGCNKIVTRQQHKADQYLDVLEQEIIHRAPLFAGRHISQLHWGGGTPTYLSKAQISRLMGLLRANFRFNDDAEISIEVDPREIELDVLDHLHAEGFRRLSMGVQDFNKEVQRLVNREQDEDFIFALIKRAREVGFTSANIDLIYGLPKQTPESFAFTLQRVAELNPDRLSVFNYAHLPTLFAAQRKIKEADLPSAQQKLDILQQTIQSLTHAGYQFIGMDHFAKPDDELAIAQHDGVLHRNFQGYTTQGDTDLLGLGVSAISMIGDCYAQNQKELKRYYQAVDEQGNALWRGLALTRDDCIRRDVIKALICNFRLDFAEIEKTWSLRFADYFAEDLQLLAPLAKDGLVDVNARGITVTAKGRLLIRNVCMCFDVYLRRKARLQQFSRVI; from the coding sequence ATGTCTGAGCAGGTAATCGACTGGGATCTGGCCCTCATCCAGAAATATAACTATTCCGGGCCGCGCTATACCTCATATCCCACGGCTCTTGAGTTTTCTGAAACGTTTGGCGAGCCGGACTTCGCGCGCGCGGTCGCGCGTTATCCCGACAGGCCCCTCTCGCTCTACGTTCACATCCCTTTCTGCCACAAGCTCTGCTACTTCTGCGGCTGCAATAAAATCGTCACCCGCCAGCAGCATAAAGCCGACCAGTATCTCGACGTGCTGGAGCAGGAGATTATTCATCGCGCGCCGCTGTTTGCCGGGCGTCACATCAGCCAGCTGCACTGGGGCGGCGGTACGCCGACTTATCTCAGCAAAGCGCAAATCAGCCGCCTGATGGGCCTGCTGCGCGCGAATTTCCGGTTCAACGACGACGCTGAAATCTCCATTGAAGTCGACCCGCGCGAAATTGAGCTCGATGTGCTGGATCACCTGCACGCCGAAGGATTCCGCCGTCTCAGCATGGGCGTGCAGGATTTCAATAAAGAGGTGCAGCGTCTGGTGAACCGCGAGCAGGATGAAGACTTCATCTTTGCGCTCATCAAACGCGCGCGGGAAGTGGGTTTCACCTCGGCCAATATCGATTTAATCTACGGTCTGCCGAAGCAGACGCCGGAAAGTTTCGCCTTTACGCTGCAGCGCGTGGCGGAACTTAACCCGGACCGCCTGAGCGTCTTTAACTACGCGCACCTGCCGACGCTCTTTGCCGCGCAGCGCAAAATCAAAGAGGCGGATCTGCCGTCGGCGCAGCAGAAGCTCGATATCCTTCAGCAGACTATCCAGTCGCTGACCCACGCGGGTTATCAGTTCATCGGTATGGATCACTTCGCGAAGCCGGATGATGAGCTGGCTATCGCCCAGCATGACGGCGTGCTGCATCGTAACTTCCAGGGCTACACCACGCAGGGCGACACCGATCTGCTCGGCCTGGGCGTCTCGGCGATTAGTATGATCGGCGACTGCTACGCGCAGAACCAGAAAGAGCTTAAGCGTTACTATCAGGCGGTGGATGAGCAGGGCAATGCGCTGTGGCGCGGGCTTGCGCTGACGCGCGACGACTGCATCCGCCGCGACGTCATCAAAGCGCTGATCTGTAATTTCCGGCTCGATTTCGCTGAGATCGAGAAGACGTGGTCGCTCCGTTTCGCCGACTATTTTGCCGAAGATCTGCAACTGCTGGCGCCGCTGGCGAAAGACGGGCTGGTGGACGTGAACGCGCGCGGAATCACCGTAACGGCGAAAGGGCGTTTGCTGATTCGCAATGTCTGCATGTGCTTTGACGTCTATCTGCGCCGCAAAGCGCGGCTGCAACAGTTCTCACGCGTGATATAA
- a CDS encoding YshB family small membrane protein, whose translation MLESLIHIATQSAEAGAAAGHTPQTAIAALLCAAIINFFS comes from the coding sequence ATGCTGGAATCACTGATCCATATCGCCACGCAAAGCGCAGAAGCGGGCGCCGCCGCGGGCCATACGCCCCAGACGGCGATTGCCGCCCTGCTGTGCGCAGCGATAATCAACTTCTTTAGTTAA
- a CDS encoding acyltransferase, whose protein sequence is MSRLLATLTLMLSIVLTILVTILCSVPIILAGIIKLVLPVPAVWRTVSRFCNFMMYCWCEGLALLLHLNPHLKWEVQGLQGLNKKSWYLLICNHHSWADIVVLCVLFRKHIPMNKYFLKQQLAWVPFIGLACWALDMPFMRRYSRSYLLRHPERRGKDVETTRRSCEKFRHHPTTIVNFVEGSRFTVEKQRQLRSPFRHLLPPKAAGIAMALNVLGKQFDKMLNVTLCYPENSRAPFYDMLTGKLTRIVVQIDLLPVEASLHGDYLNDKNFKRGFQQWLNGLWSEKDARLEAIYQQYKKAGQ, encoded by the coding sequence ATGTCGAGATTACTCGCTACGCTGACGCTTATGCTCAGCATCGTACTCACTATTCTGGTGACTATTTTATGCTCCGTGCCGATTATCCTTGCCGGAATAATTAAACTGGTGTTGCCTGTACCGGCGGTATGGCGCACGGTTTCCCGCTTCTGCAATTTTATGATGTATTGTTGGTGTGAGGGGCTGGCATTGCTGCTGCATCTGAATCCGCATCTTAAATGGGAAGTACAGGGACTCCAGGGACTAAATAAAAAGAGCTGGTATTTACTTATCTGCAATCACCATAGCTGGGCAGATATTGTGGTGCTGTGCGTGCTGTTTCGTAAGCATATTCCGATGAATAAATATTTTCTGAAACAGCAACTTGCATGGGTGCCTTTTATTGGGCTCGCCTGCTGGGCGCTGGATATGCCGTTTATGCGCCGCTATTCCCGCAGCTATTTGCTGCGTCATCCGGAACGACGCGGCAAAGATGTGGAAACGACGCGTCGTTCCTGTGAAAAGTTTCGTCATCATCCGACGACCATCGTGAATTTCGTCGAAGGCTCTCGGTTCACCGTAGAAAAACAGCGCCAGTTGCGTTCACCGTTCCGGCATTTACTTCCGCCAAAAGCGGCAGGTATTGCAATGGCATTGAATGTACTGGGAAAGCAGTTTGATAAGATGCTGAATGTGACGCTCTGCTACCCGGAAAATAGCCGAGCGCCGTTTTACGATATGCTCACCGGTAAGTTAACGCGTATTGTGGTGCAGATCGATTTATTACCGGTCGAGGCGTCGCTGCACGGTGATTACCTTAACGATAAAAACTTTAAACGTGGTTTCCAGCAGTGGCTGAACGGGCTGTGGAGCGAGAAAGACGCCAGGCTTGAGGCCATTTATCAGCAATATAAAAAAGCCGGTCAGTGA
- the yihI gene encoding Der GTPase-activating protein YihI: MKQPSSSARGKGPAKAKARRKTREELNQEARDRKRDKKHRGHAPGSRATGASASGKSSGQSTQKDPRIGSKKPIPLGMSDAQDTRPQKHQPQPKSEKPMLSPQEELDMLENDERLDALLERLEEGETLSADDQAWVDSRLDRIDELMQQLGLSYDDDEDEEEEQQEDMMRLLKGGN, from the coding sequence ATGAAGCAACCCTCATCCTCTGCGCGTGGCAAAGGCCCCGCCAAAGCTAAAGCTCGCCGTAAAACGCGTGAAGAATTAAATCAGGAAGCCCGCGATCGCAAGCGCGATAAAAAGCACCGCGGCCATGCGCCGGGTAGCCGCGCTACGGGTGCCAGCGCGTCCGGAAAATCCTCCGGCCAGTCGACACAGAAAGATCCGCGTATCGGCAGTAAAAAACCGATTCCGCTTGGGATGAGCGACGCTCAGGACACCCGACCTCAGAAGCACCAACCACAACCTAAGAGTGAGAAACCTATGTTGTCACCGCAGGAAGAGCTGGACATGCTGGAGAACGACGAGCGCCTGGACGCGCTGCTGGAGCGCCTGGAAGAAGGGGAAACCCTGAGCGCGGACGATCAGGCGTGGGTCGATTCCCGTCTCGATCGCATTGATGAGCTGATGCAGCAGCTCGGCCTTTCTTACGACGACGATGAAGACGAAGAAGAAGAGCAGCAGGAAGATATGATGCGCCTGCTCAAAGGCGGAAACTAA
- the glnA gene encoding glutamate--ammonia ligase, giving the protein MSAEHVLTMLNEHEVKFVDLRFTDTKGKEQHVTIPAHQVNADFFEEGKMFDGSSIGGWKGINESDMVLMPDASTAVIDPFYEEPTLIIRCDILEPGTMQGYDRDPRSIAKRAEEYLRSTGIADTVLFGPEPEFFLFDDIRFGSSISGSHVAIDDIEGAWNSSTKYEGGNKGHRPGVKGGYFPVPPVDSSQDIRSVMCLTMEEMGLVVEAHHHEVATAGQNEVATRFNTMTKKADEIQIYKYVVHNVAHRFGKTATFMPKPMFGDNGSGMHCHMSLSKNGTNLFSGDKYAGLSEQALYYIGGVIKHAKAINALSNPTTNSYKRLVPGYEAPVMLAYSARNRSASIRIPVVASPKARRIEVRFPDPAANPYLCFAALLMAGLDGIKNKIHPGEAMDKNLYDLPPEEAKEIPQVAGSLEEALQALDADREFLTAGGVFTDDAIDAYIALRIEENDRVRMTPHPVEFELYYSV; this is encoded by the coding sequence ATGTCCGCTGAACACGTTCTGACGATGCTGAATGAACATGAAGTGAAGTTTGTGGATCTGCGCTTCACTGATACTAAAGGTAAAGAACAGCACGTCACCATCCCAGCCCACCAGGTGAACGCCGACTTCTTCGAAGAAGGTAAAATGTTCGATGGCTCTTCCATCGGTGGCTGGAAAGGCATCAATGAATCTGACATGGTGCTGATGCCGGACGCCTCCACCGCTGTCATTGACCCGTTCTACGAAGAACCGACCCTGATTATTCGTTGCGACATCCTCGAGCCGGGCACCATGCAGGGCTACGATCGCGACCCGCGCTCCATCGCCAAGCGCGCTGAAGAGTATCTGCGCTCCACCGGCATCGCGGACACTGTCCTGTTCGGGCCGGAACCTGAGTTCTTCCTGTTTGACGACATCCGCTTCGGCAGCTCCATTTCTGGCTCCCATGTCGCGATTGACGACATCGAAGGTGCGTGGAACTCCTCCACCAAATACGAAGGCGGCAACAAAGGCCACCGTCCGGGCGTGAAAGGCGGTTACTTCCCGGTTCCGCCGGTTGACTCTTCTCAGGACATCCGTTCTGTAATGTGTCTGACCATGGAAGAGATGGGCCTGGTCGTTGAAGCGCACCACCACGAAGTGGCCACCGCCGGTCAGAACGAAGTGGCAACCCGCTTCAATACCATGACCAAGAAAGCGGACGAAATTCAGATCTACAAATATGTCGTGCATAACGTCGCGCACCGCTTCGGCAAAACCGCGACCTTTATGCCGAAACCGATGTTCGGCGATAACGGCTCCGGTATGCACTGCCACATGTCTCTGTCCAAGAACGGCACCAACCTGTTCTCTGGCGACAAATATGCGGGTCTGTCTGAGCAGGCGCTGTATTACATCGGCGGCGTAATCAAACACGCCAAAGCCATCAACGCCCTGTCTAACCCGACCACCAACTCTTACAAGCGTCTGGTTCCGGGCTACGAAGCGCCGGTGATGCTGGCTTACTCCGCGCGTAACCGCTCTGCGTCTATCCGTATCCCGGTGGTTGCGTCTCCGAAAGCGCGTCGTATCGAAGTGCGCTTCCCGGACCCGGCGGCTAACCCGTACCTGTGCTTCGCAGCCCTGCTGATGGCCGGTCTCGACGGCATCAAGAACAAGATCCACCCGGGCGAAGCGATGGACAAAAACCTGTATGACCTGCCGCCGGAAGAAGCGAAAGAGATCCCGCAGGTTGCCGGCTCTCTGGAAGAAGCCCTGCAGGCGCTGGACGCAGACCGCGAGTTCCTGACCGCAGGCGGCGTGTTCACTGACGATGCGATCGATGCTTACATCGCGCTGCGTATCGAAGAGAACGACCGCGTTCGCATGACGCCGCACCCGGTAGAGTTCGAACTCTACTACAGCGTGTAA
- the polA gene encoding DNA polymerase I, with protein sequence MVQIPENPLILVDGSSYLYRAYHAFPPLTNSAGEPTGAMYGVLNMLRSLILQYQPTHAAVVFDAKGKTFRDELFEHYKSHRPPMPDDLRAQIEPLHAMVKAMGLPLLAVSGVEADDVIGTLAKEAAAAGRAVLISTGDKDMAQLVTPDVTLINTMTNTVLGPEEVCAKYGVPPELIIDFLALMGDSSDNIPGVPGVGEKTAQALLQGLGGLDALYANPEKIAELSFRGAKTMAAKLEQNKEVAYLSYQLATIKTDVELELSHDRLEVQQPQADELLALFRQYEFKRWTSDLEAGKWLQSRGKPAAKPTETIVVEAEPEEEAVALSAERYVTILDEETLQAWIERIKNAPVVAVDTETDSLDNLTANLVGISFATEPGLAAYIPVAHDYLDAPDQLPRDRVLELLKPLLEDESLVKVGQNLKFDRGILQNYGIELRGIAFDTMLESYILDSVSGRHDMDSLSSRWLKHTTITFEQIAGKGKNQLTFNQIDLEQAGRYAAEDADVTLQLHLKMWPKLQQHKGPLNIFEHIEMPLVPVLSRIERNGVKIDPAVLHAHSQEIALKLTELEQKAHEIAGEPFNLSSTKQLQTILFEKQGIKPLKKTPGGAPSTSEEVLEELALDYPLPKVILQYRGLAKLKSTYTDKLPQMINPKTGRVHTSYHQAVTATGRLSSTDPNLQNIPVRNDEGRRIRQAFIAPEDYVIVSADYSQIELRIMAHLSRDKGLLSAFAEGKDIHRATAAEVFGLPLESVSNEQRRSAKAINFGLIYGMSAFGLSRQLNIPRKESQKYMDLYFERYPGVLEYMERTRKQAKEQGYVETLDGRRLYLPDINASNAARRAGAERAAINAPMQGTAADIIKRAMIAVDGWLQKEQPRVKMIMQVHDELVFEVHKDDVEAVSQKIHELMENSMQLDVPLLVEVGSGVNWDEAH encoded by the coding sequence ATGGTTCAGATTCCAGAAAATCCCCTTATTCTCGTCGATGGCTCCTCTTACCTGTATCGGGCGTATCACGCGTTTCCGCCGCTCACCAACAGCGCCGGCGAGCCGACAGGCGCGATGTATGGCGTGCTGAATATGCTGCGCAGCCTGATACTGCAGTACCAGCCGACTCACGCGGCCGTGGTGTTCGACGCAAAAGGCAAAACCTTCCGTGATGAACTGTTCGAGCACTACAAATCGCACCGCCCGCCGATGCCTGACGATCTGCGTGCGCAAATAGAGCCACTGCATGCGATGGTTAAAGCGATGGGGCTACCGCTCCTGGCGGTCTCCGGCGTGGAAGCGGACGACGTTATCGGCACGCTCGCCAAAGAAGCCGCCGCGGCGGGCCGCGCGGTGCTTATCAGCACCGGCGATAAAGACATGGCGCAGCTCGTCACGCCAGACGTCACGCTTATCAACACTATGACTAACACTGTGCTGGGGCCCGAAGAAGTGTGCGCGAAGTATGGCGTGCCGCCGGAACTTATCATCGATTTCCTGGCGCTGATGGGCGACTCGTCCGATAACATTCCGGGCGTGCCGGGCGTCGGCGAGAAAACTGCTCAGGCGCTGTTACAGGGGCTTGGCGGTCTGGACGCGCTTTACGCCAACCCGGAGAAAATCGCTGAGCTCTCCTTCCGCGGTGCTAAAACCATGGCGGCGAAGCTTGAGCAGAACAAAGAGGTGGCGTATCTCTCCTATCAGCTGGCGACCATTAAAACCGACGTGGAGCTGGAGCTAAGCCACGACCGTCTGGAAGTGCAGCAGCCGCAGGCTGATGAACTGCTGGCGCTCTTCCGGCAGTACGAATTCAAGCGCTGGACATCCGATCTCGAGGCCGGCAAATGGCTTCAGTCCCGCGGCAAACCCGCCGCGAAGCCGACAGAAACGATTGTCGTCGAAGCCGAGCCGGAAGAAGAGGCCGTCGCGCTTTCTGCGGAGCGCTATGTGACTATCCTTGACGAAGAGACGCTTCAGGCGTGGATCGAGCGCATTAAAAACGCGCCGGTGGTGGCTGTGGATACCGAAACCGACAGCCTCGATAACCTGACGGCCAACCTCGTCGGCATCTCGTTCGCCACCGAGCCTGGTCTTGCGGCGTATATTCCGGTCGCGCATGATTACCTCGACGCGCCGGATCAGCTTCCCCGCGATCGCGTGCTGGAGCTACTGAAACCGCTGCTGGAAGACGAATCGCTGGTGAAAGTGGGCCAGAACCTCAAATTCGACCGCGGCATTTTGCAGAATTACGGCATCGAACTGCGCGGTATCGCTTTCGACACCATGCTGGAATCCTATATTCTGGACAGCGTCTCTGGCCGCCACGATATGGACAGCCTCTCCAGCCGCTGGCTTAAACACACCACCATCACGTTTGAGCAGATCGCCGGCAAAGGCAAAAACCAGCTCACGTTTAACCAGATCGATCTTGAACAGGCCGGGCGCTACGCGGCGGAAGACGCCGACGTGACGCTCCAGCTGCACCTGAAAATGTGGCCGAAACTCCAGCAGCACAAAGGCCCGCTGAATATCTTTGAACATATTGAGATGCCGCTGGTGCCGGTGCTGTCGCGTATCGAGCGCAACGGCGTGAAAATCGATCCGGCGGTGCTGCATGCGCACTCGCAGGAGATTGCCCTTAAGCTCACCGAGCTTGAGCAAAAAGCGCATGAGATCGCGGGCGAGCCGTTCAACCTCTCCTCCACCAAACAGCTGCAAACCATCCTGTTTGAAAAGCAGGGCATCAAGCCGCTGAAGAAAACGCCGGGCGGCGCGCCGTCTACCTCAGAAGAGGTGCTGGAAGAGCTGGCGCTCGACTACCCGCTGCCGAAAGTCATTCTGCAATACCGCGGCCTTGCGAAGCTGAAATCGACTTATACCGATAAACTGCCGCAGATGATTAACCCGAAAACCGGCCGCGTGCATACCTCCTACCATCAGGCGGTTACTGCCACCGGGCGTCTGTCGTCCACCGATCCGAACCTGCAAAACATTCCGGTGCGTAACGACGAAGGCCGCCGTATTCGCCAGGCGTTTATCGCGCCGGAGGATTACGTCATTGTCTCAGCGGACTACTCGCAGATTGAGCTGCGCATCATGGCGCATCTCTCGCGCGATAAAGGGCTGCTCAGCGCGTTTGCGGAAGGTAAAGACATCCACCGCGCGACAGCGGCGGAAGTGTTTGGCCTGCCGCTGGAGAGCGTCTCTAACGAGCAGCGCCGCAGCGCCAAGGCGATCAACTTCGGTCTTATCTACGGCATGAGCGCGTTCGGCCTGTCGCGCCAGCTCAATATCCCGCGTAAAGAGTCGCAGAAGTACATGGATCTTTACTTCGAGCGTTACCCTGGCGTGCTGGAATATATGGAGCGCACCCGTAAGCAGGCGAAAGAACAGGGCTATGTCGAAACGCTGGACGGGCGTCGTCTCTATCTGCCGGATATCAACGCCAGCAACGCGGCGCGGCGCGCAGGCGCTGAACGCGCAGCGATTAACGCCCCGATGCAGGGGACGGCCGCAGACATCATCAAACGCGCTATGATCGCGGTCGATGGCTGGCTACAGAAAGAGCAGCCGCGCGTGAAAATGATCATGCAGGTGCACGATGAACTGGTGTTTGAGGTGCATAAAGATGACGTGGAAGCGGTATCGCAGAAAATCCATGAGCTCATGGAAAATAGCATGCAGCTTGACGTGCCGTTGCTGGTGGAAGTCGGTAGCGGCGTGAACTGGGATGAAGCACACTGA
- the glnL gene encoding nitrogen regulation protein NR(II) codes for MATGTLPDAGQILNALINSILLVDDELAVHYANPAAQQLLAQSSRKLYGTPLPELLSYFSLNISLMQESLNAGQGFTDNEVTLVIDGRSHILSLTAQRLPDGLILLEMAPMDNQRRLSQEQLQHAQQVAARDLVRGLAHEIKNPLGGLRGAAQLLSRALPDPSLTEYTKVIIEQADRLRNLVDRLLGPQQPGMHVTESIHKVAERVVKLVSMELPENVRLLRDYDPSLPEFTHDPDQIEQVLLNIVRNALQALGEEGGEITLRTRTAFQLTLHGVRYRLAARIDVEDNGPGIPAHLQDTLFYPMVSGREGGTGLGLSIARNLIDQHSGKIEFNSWPGHTEFSVFLPIRK; via the coding sequence ATGGCAACAGGCACGCTGCCCGATGCTGGGCAGATCCTTAACGCATTAATCAATAGTATTTTACTGGTCGACGACGAGCTGGCGGTGCATTACGCCAACCCGGCGGCGCAGCAGTTGCTCGCGCAAAGCTCACGTAAGCTTTACGGCACGCCCTTACCGGAGCTGCTGAGTTATTTTTCCCTCAATATCAGCCTGATGCAGGAGAGCCTGAACGCAGGCCAGGGGTTTACCGATAACGAAGTGACGCTGGTCATTGATGGCCGCTCGCACATTCTTTCCCTGACGGCGCAACGTCTGCCGGATGGCCTGATCCTGCTGGAGATGGCCCCAATGGATAATCAGCGTCGTTTAAGCCAGGAACAGCTCCAGCATGCCCAGCAAGTCGCCGCGCGCGATCTGGTACGCGGCCTGGCACATGAAATCAAAAATCCGCTCGGCGGCCTGCGAGGCGCAGCGCAGTTGCTAAGCCGCGCCCTGCCCGATCCGTCGCTGACAGAATATACCAAAGTCATTATTGAACAGGCCGACCGCCTGCGTAACCTGGTGGATCGCCTGTTAGGGCCGCAGCAGCCGGGCATGCACGTCACCGAAAGCATCCATAAAGTGGCCGAGCGGGTCGTGAAGCTGGTCTCCATGGAGCTGCCGGAAAACGTTCGGCTTCTGCGCGACTACGATCCGAGCCTGCCGGAATTTACCCACGACCCGGACCAGATAGAACAAGTACTGCTGAATATCGTGCGTAACGCGCTCCAGGCGCTGGGCGAGGAAGGCGGCGAGATCACGCTGCGCACCCGCACCGCGTTTCAGTTGACGCTGCACGGCGTGCGTTACCGCCTCGCCGCCCGTATCGACGTGGAAGACAACGGGCCGGGCATTCCGGCGCATCTGCAGGATACGCTGTTTTACCCGATGGTCAGCGGCCGCGAGGGCGGCACCGGGCTGGGGCTGTCCATCGCCCGAAATCTTATCGATCAGCATTCGGGAAAAATCGAATTTAACAGTTGGCCAGGCCATACCGAATTCTCGGTCTTCCTGCCTATTCGGAAATAG
- the yihA gene encoding ribosome biogenesis GTP-binding protein YihA/YsxC, with the protein MTQLNYQQTHFVTSAPDIRHLPSDTGIEVAFAGRSNAGKSSALNTLTNQKSLARTSKTPGRTQLINLFEVADGKRLVDLPGYGYAEVPEEMKRKWQRALGEYLEKRLCLKGLVVLMDIRHPLKDLDQQMIEWAVDSGIPVLVLLTKADKLASGARKAQLNMVREAVIAFNGDVQVEAFSSLKKTGVDKLRIKLDSWFNDLPPVAEDAAPQA; encoded by the coding sequence TTGACTCAGTTGAACTATCAACAGACGCACTTTGTGACCAGTGCGCCGGATATTCGCCACCTGCCTTCCGACACCGGCATCGAGGTGGCTTTCGCAGGCCGCTCCAACGCCGGAAAATCCAGCGCGCTCAATACGCTGACTAACCAGAAAAGCCTGGCGCGCACCAGTAAAACGCCGGGACGCACGCAGCTGATAAACCTGTTTGAAGTCGCCGACGGCAAGCGTCTGGTGGATCTGCCCGGCTACGGCTACGCCGAAGTCCCGGAAGAGATGAAGCGCAAATGGCAGCGCGCGCTGGGCGAGTACCTGGAAAAACGCCTGTGCCTGAAAGGTCTGGTGGTGCTGATGGATATTCGCCATCCGCTGAAAGATCTCGACCAGCAGATGATTGAGTGGGCCGTGGACAGCGGTATTCCCGTTCTGGTGCTACTGACCAAAGCCGACAAACTGGCGAGCGGCGCGCGTAAAGCGCAGCTGAATATGGTGCGTGAAGCGGTAATTGCCTTTAACGGCGACGTACAGGTTGAAGCGTTTTCTTCACTGAAGAAAACCGGCGTGGATAAGCTGCGTATCAAGCTGGACAGCTGGTTTAACGATCTGCCGCCTGTAGCCGAAGACGCCGCCCCGCAAGCATAA
- the glnG gene encoding nitrogen regulation protein NR(I): MQRGIVWIVDDDSSIRWVLERALTGAGLSCTTFESGNEVLDALSTKTPDVLLSDIRMPGMDGLTLLKQIKQRHPMLPVIIMTAHSDLDAAVSAYQQGAFDYLPKPFDIDEAVALVERAISHYQEQQQPRSAQVFGPTTDIIGEAPAMQDVFRIIGRLSRSSISVLINGESGTGKELVAHALHRHSPRVKAPFIALNMAAIPKDLIESELFGHEKGAFTGANQIRQGRFEQADGGTLFLDEIGDMPLDVQTRLLRVLADGQFYRVGGYAPVKVDVRIIAATHQNLELRVQEGKFREDLFHRLNVIRVHLPPLRERREDIPRLARHFLQVAARELGVEAKLLHPETEAALTRLAWPGNVRQLENTCRWLTVMAAGQEVLIQDLPAELFETSVPDAPSQALPESWATLLAQWADRALRSGHQNLLSEAQPEMERTLLTTALRHTQGHKQEAARLLGWGRNTLTRKLKELGME, encoded by the coding sequence ATGCAACGAGGGATTGTCTGGATCGTCGATGACGATAGCTCCATTCGCTGGGTGCTTGAGCGCGCGCTCACCGGAGCAGGCTTAAGCTGCACCACCTTTGAGAGCGGTAACGAGGTGCTGGACGCGCTGAGCACTAAAACCCCGGACGTACTGCTGTCGGATATTCGCATGCCGGGCATGGACGGCCTGACGCTGTTAAAGCAGATAAAACAGCGCCATCCGATGCTTCCGGTCATCATTATGACCGCGCATTCCGATCTCGATGCCGCGGTCAGCGCCTACCAGCAGGGCGCGTTTGATTACTTGCCGAAACCGTTTGATATCGACGAGGCGGTGGCGCTGGTGGAGCGCGCTATCAGCCACTATCAGGAACAGCAGCAGCCGCGCAGCGCGCAGGTTTTCGGCCCGACGACCGACATCATCGGCGAAGCGCCGGCAATGCAGGATGTGTTTCGTATCATCGGCCGCCTCTCCCGCTCCTCCATCAGCGTGCTGATTAACGGCGAATCGGGCACGGGTAAAGAACTGGTGGCGCATGCGCTGCACCGCCACAGCCCGCGCGTCAAAGCGCCGTTTATCGCGCTGAATATGGCGGCCATTCCCAAAGACCTTATCGAATCGGAGCTGTTCGGGCACGAGAAAGGCGCGTTCACCGGCGCAAACCAGATTCGTCAGGGCCGTTTCGAACAGGCTGACGGCGGCACGCTGTTTCTTGATGAGATCGGCGACATGCCGCTGGATGTGCAGACCCGCCTGTTGCGCGTACTGGCGGACGGTCAGTTTTACCGCGTCGGCGGCTATGCGCCGGTGAAAGTGGACGTGCGTATTATCGCGGCGACGCACCAGAACCTGGAGCTGCGCGTCCAGGAAGGGAAATTCCGCGAAGATTTATTTCATCGCCTGAACGTGATCCGCGTGCATCTGCCGCCGCTGCGCGAGCGCCGCGAGGATATCCCGCGTCTGGCGCGCCATTTCCTGCAGGTGGCGGCGCGCGAGCTGGGTGTGGAAGCCAAACTACTGCACCCGGAGACGGAAGCCGCGCTGACGCGTCTCGCGTGGCCTGGCAACGTGCGCCAGCTGGAAAACACCTGTCGCTGGCTCACCGTCATGGCCGCAGGCCAGGAAGTGCTGATTCAGGATCTGCCGGCCGAACTGTTTGAAACCAGCGTGCCGGACGCGCCGTCGCAGGCGCTGCCGGAGAGCTGGGCGACGCTGCTCGCGCAGTGGGCCGACAGGGCGCTGCGTTCCGGTCATCAAAACCTGCTTTCCGAAGCGCAGCCGGAGATGGAGCGTACGCTTTTAACCACGGCGCTGCGGCATACGCAGGGACATAAACAGGAGGCCGCGCGCCTGCTGGGCTGGGGGCGGAACACCCTGACGCGCAAGTTAAAAGAGCTGGGAATGGAGTAA